Proteins from one Acropora muricata isolate sample 2 chromosome 9, ASM3666990v1, whole genome shotgun sequence genomic window:
- the LOC136927869 gene encoding myb-related protein A-like isoform X5: protein MADAFFIRGYSGSADEETSQRSNRRKKKINKGRWTKDEDEKLKDLVDEIGSENWKEVARQFSDRTDVQCLQRWQKVLNPELVKGPWTKEEDDKVVELVRRYGPKRWSLIAQHLKGRIGKQCRERWHNHLNPDIKKTAWTEDEDRIIYQAHITMGNKWAEIAKLLPGRTDNSIKNHWNSTMRRKVESAGYDHYRKVRYHVSDKRYVKGTLHSGKKDKRRRLDATNSIYNGPYSSSSGEDSPTLTTSKKRGVTFTESNHNRSRQNLTNIKPKPSKQDILTSPSGKSRVETRSSTNHGLMSPFRTFGLSDGDSLFDNDPSSWSDISLDKTSTGRGIMLSKLTSPGTTGYRFDGNSLASLQTDGGSLIPITSPVMQTRFSTPPTILRRGKKRKQFGDLDAGYVTNPEMSLSSPKGSTPIKSLPFSPSQFLNSPVHASKPQTSTPANIKTQCSFANTTLNTPGLLETSSSEDPFRTPRIRRTLLSVSPRTPTPFKNALKVLNETKMAHTPDNFEADFNEIIKREEEESGVQLSSSVEKTPRRVRTSLEEKYAQLSKTAVVAPSATTSRLEESRDLLEQQSPVVTVEDSGIAQTTLKSPTADASLIKPSDIFGEDNLFVTPSTVPNTTAVSGKNAVQSTSVEPFLCPSAVDLQRHRRKGHPMRRLRSQETPQKSTPLKQLDSAWEQVACGKTPDQQLLTQQAHQFFANYRAAARTLHFNTTTVA, encoded by the exons ATGGCCGATGCCTTCTTCATTCG GGGTTATAGTGGATCTGCCGACGAAGAAACATCACAAAGGTCGAAtcgaagaaagaagaaaatcaacaaAGGACGATGGACCAAGGATGAG GATGAAAAGTTGAAAGACTTGGTGGATGAAATTGGATCAGAAAATTGGAAGGAAGTTGCAAGACAATTTTCTGATCGTACTGATGTGCAATGTCTGCAGAGATGGCAGAAGGTTCTCAATCCAGAGCTGGTGAAAGGACCCTGGACAAAAGAG GAGGATGACAAAGTTGTTGAACTTGTGAGAAGGTATGGTCCAAAGCGCTGGTCCCTAATTGCCCAACACCTGAAAGGAAGAATTGGCAAACAGTGTAGAGAAAG gtgGCACAATCATTTAAACCCAGACATAAAAAAGACAGCATGGACAGAAGACGAGGACAGGATTATTTATCAGGCTCATATAACAATGGGTAATAAATGGGCTGAGATAGCCAAGCTCTTACCCGGAAG aacTGATAATTCAATCAAAAATCACTGGAACTCAACAATGAGAAGAAAAGTGGAAAGTGCAGGTTATGATCACTACAGAAAAGTCAGATACCATGTG TCTGATAAGCGATATGTTAAAGGAACTCTGCACTCAGGGAAAAAAG ACAAAAGAAGAAGATTGGATGCCACAAATAGTATCTATAATGGCCCTTACAGTTCCTCATCGGGTGAAGATTCACCAACATTGACTACTTCAAAGAAACGAGGTGTGACTTTTACAGAGTCCAATCATAACAGAAGCAGGCAAAATCTCACTAATATTAAACCAAAACCTAGCAAGCAAGACATTTTAACATCACCCAGTGGGAAAAGTAGAGTTGAGACAAGGTCATCAACAAATCATGGACTTATGTCACCATTTAGAACATTTGGTCTGTCTGACGGGGACTCTCTTTTTGACAATGACCCCTCATCCTGGAGTGACATTAGCCTTGATAAAACATCCACTGGCAGAGGCATTATGCTTTCAAAGCTTACATCTCCTGGTACTACAG GTTACAGATTTGATGGGAATTCTTTAGCATCTCTTCAAACTGATGGCGG ATCTCTCATTCCGATTACTTCGCCAGTGATGCAAACAAGGTTTAGTACACCTCCAACAATTCTGAGACGAGGAAAGAAGAGAAAA CAGTTTGGTGACTTGGACGCAGGCTATGTGACAAACCCAGAAATGTCACTCAGCAGTCCCAAAGGTTCTACACCCATCAAATCATTGCCATTCTCGCCCTCACAGTTTCTGAATTCCCCAGTACATGCCAGCAAGCCACAGACATCCACACCTGCAAACATCAAGACTCAGTGCAGTTTTGCTAACACAACTCTTAATACACCGGGTTTGCTTGAGACCAGCTCAAGTGAGGATCCCTTCCGAACACCACGGATAAGAAGAACATTACTGAGCGTCTCACCACGCACCCCGACGCCATTTAAGAACGCTCTAAAGGTgttaaatgaaacaaagatgGCACAC ACACCAGATAACTTCGAAGCCGATTTCAATGAAATTATCAAACGAGAGGAGGAAGAAAGTGGGGTACAGTTGTCTTCGAGCGTAGAGAAAACTCCTCGCAGAGTGCGGACATCTTTGGAGGAAAAGTATGCGCAGTTGAGTAAGACAGCAGTGGTGGCACCTTCAGCAACTACCAGCAGATTAGAAGAATCGCGAGATCTACTCGAACAGCAAAGCCCCGTCGTAACCGTA GAGGACTCTGGCATTGCCCAGACAACGCTCAAATCCCCTACAGCCGACGCTTCTCTCATTAAGCCGTCTGATATATTTGGCGAGGATAACCTCTTTGTCACGCCCAGCACCGTGCCCAACACAACTGCAGTAAGTGGGAAAAACGCGGTCCAATCGACAAGCGTTGAACCTTTCTTATGCCCTAGTGCTGTGGATTTACAG CGGCACCGAAGGAAAGGACATCCAATGCGACGTTTACGATCGCAAGAAACACCGCAGAAATCAACTCCACTAAAG CAGCTTGACTCGGCTTGGGAGCAAGTGGCCTGTGGCAAGACGCCAGACCAACAGCTACTGACGCAACAGGCGCACCAGTTCTTCGCTAACTACAGGGCAGCTGCACGCACTCTTCACTTCAACACCACCACTGTGGCTTAA
- the LOC136927869 gene encoding myb-related protein A-like isoform X9, whose protein sequence is MADAFFIRGYSGSADEETSQRSNRRKKKINKGRWTKDEDEKLKDLVDEIGSENWKEVARQFSDRTDVQCLQRWQKVLNPELVKGPWTKEEDDKVVELVRRYGPKRWSLIAQHLKGRIGKQCRERWHNHLNPDIKKTAWTEDEDRIIYQAHITMGNKWAEIAKLLPGRTDNSIKNHWNSTMRRKVESAGYDHYRKVRYHVSDKRYVKGTLHSGKKDKRRRLDATNSIYNGPYSSSSGEDSPTLTTSKKRGVTFTESNHNRSRQNLTNIKPKPSKQDILTSPSGKSRVETRSSTNHGLMSPFRTFGLSDGDSLFDNDPSSWSDISLDKTSTGRGIMLSKLTSPGTTGYRFDGNSLASLQTDGGSLIPITSPVMQTRFSTPPTILRRGKKRKQFGDLDAGYVTNPEMSLSSPKGSTPIKSLPFSPSQFLNSPVHASKPQTSTPANIKTQCSFANTTLNTPGLLETSSSEDPFRTPRIRRTLLSVSPRTPTPFKNALKVLNETKMAHTPDNFEADFNEIIKREEEESGVQLSSSVEKTPRRVRTSLEEKYAQLSKTAVVAPSATTSRLEESRDLLEQQSPVVTVEDSGIAQTTLKSPTADASLIKPSDIFGEDNLFVTPSTVPNTTARHRRKGHPMRRLRSQETPQKSTPLKLDSAWEQVACGKTPDQQLLTQQAHQFFANYRAAARTLHFNTTTVA, encoded by the exons ATGGCCGATGCCTTCTTCATTCG GGGTTATAGTGGATCTGCCGACGAAGAAACATCACAAAGGTCGAAtcgaagaaagaagaaaatcaacaaAGGACGATGGACCAAGGATGAG GATGAAAAGTTGAAAGACTTGGTGGATGAAATTGGATCAGAAAATTGGAAGGAAGTTGCAAGACAATTTTCTGATCGTACTGATGTGCAATGTCTGCAGAGATGGCAGAAGGTTCTCAATCCAGAGCTGGTGAAAGGACCCTGGACAAAAGAG GAGGATGACAAAGTTGTTGAACTTGTGAGAAGGTATGGTCCAAAGCGCTGGTCCCTAATTGCCCAACACCTGAAAGGAAGAATTGGCAAACAGTGTAGAGAAAG gtgGCACAATCATTTAAACCCAGACATAAAAAAGACAGCATGGACAGAAGACGAGGACAGGATTATTTATCAGGCTCATATAACAATGGGTAATAAATGGGCTGAGATAGCCAAGCTCTTACCCGGAAG aacTGATAATTCAATCAAAAATCACTGGAACTCAACAATGAGAAGAAAAGTGGAAAGTGCAGGTTATGATCACTACAGAAAAGTCAGATACCATGTG TCTGATAAGCGATATGTTAAAGGAACTCTGCACTCAGGGAAAAAAG ACAAAAGAAGAAGATTGGATGCCACAAATAGTATCTATAATGGCCCTTACAGTTCCTCATCGGGTGAAGATTCACCAACATTGACTACTTCAAAGAAACGAGGTGTGACTTTTACAGAGTCCAATCATAACAGAAGCAGGCAAAATCTCACTAATATTAAACCAAAACCTAGCAAGCAAGACATTTTAACATCACCCAGTGGGAAAAGTAGAGTTGAGACAAGGTCATCAACAAATCATGGACTTATGTCACCATTTAGAACATTTGGTCTGTCTGACGGGGACTCTCTTTTTGACAATGACCCCTCATCCTGGAGTGACATTAGCCTTGATAAAACATCCACTGGCAGAGGCATTATGCTTTCAAAGCTTACATCTCCTGGTACTACAG GTTACAGATTTGATGGGAATTCTTTAGCATCTCTTCAAACTGATGGCGG ATCTCTCATTCCGATTACTTCGCCAGTGATGCAAACAAGGTTTAGTACACCTCCAACAATTCTGAGACGAGGAAAGAAGAGAAAA CAGTTTGGTGACTTGGACGCAGGCTATGTGACAAACCCAGAAATGTCACTCAGCAGTCCCAAAGGTTCTACACCCATCAAATCATTGCCATTCTCGCCCTCACAGTTTCTGAATTCCCCAGTACATGCCAGCAAGCCACAGACATCCACACCTGCAAACATCAAGACTCAGTGCAGTTTTGCTAACACAACTCTTAATACACCGGGTTTGCTTGAGACCAGCTCAAGTGAGGATCCCTTCCGAACACCACGGATAAGAAGAACATTACTGAGCGTCTCACCACGCACCCCGACGCCATTTAAGAACGCTCTAAAGGTgttaaatgaaacaaagatgGCACAC ACACCAGATAACTTCGAAGCCGATTTCAATGAAATTATCAAACGAGAGGAGGAAGAAAGTGGGGTACAGTTGTCTTCGAGCGTAGAGAAAACTCCTCGCAGAGTGCGGACATCTTTGGAGGAAAAGTATGCGCAGTTGAGTAAGACAGCAGTGGTGGCACCTTCAGCAACTACCAGCAGATTAGAAGAATCGCGAGATCTACTCGAACAGCAAAGCCCCGTCGTAACCGTA GAGGACTCTGGCATTGCCCAGACAACGCTCAAATCCCCTACAGCCGACGCTTCTCTCATTAAGCCGTCTGATATATTTGGCGAGGATAACCTCTTTGTCACGCCCAGCACCGTGCCCAACACAACTGCA CGGCACCGAAGGAAAGGACATCCAATGCGACGTTTACGATCGCAAGAAACACCGCAGAAATCAACTCCACTAAAG CTTGACTCGGCTTGGGAGCAAGTGGCCTGTGGCAAGACGCCAGACCAACAGCTACTGACGCAACAGGCGCACCAGTTCTTCGCTAACTACAGGGCAGCTGCACGCACTCTTCACTTCAACACCACCACTGTGGCTTAA
- the LOC136927869 gene encoding myb-related protein A-like isoform X4: MLLLLKAAESVARGYSGSADEETSQRSNRRKKKINKGRWTKDEDEKLKDLVDEIGSENWKEVARQFSDRTDVQCLQRWQKVLNPELVKGPWTKEEDDKVVELVRRYGPKRWSLIAQHLKGRIGKQCRERWHNHLNPDIKKTAWTEDEDRIIYQAHITMGNKWAEIAKLLPGRTDNSIKNHWNSTMRRKVESAGYDHYRKVRYHVSDKRYVKGTLHSGKKDKRRRLDATNSIYNGPYSSSSGEDSPTLTTSKKRGVTFTESNHNRSRQNLTNIKPKPSKQDILTSPSGKSRVETRSSTNHGLMSPFRTFGLSDGDSLFDNDPSSWSDISLDKTSTGRGIMLSKLTSPGTTGYRFDGNSLASLQTDGGSLIPITSPVMQTRFSTPPTILRRGKKRKFGDLDAGYVTNPEMSLSSPKGSTPIKSLPFSPSQFLNSPVHASKPQTSTPANIKTQCSFANTTLNTPGLLETSSSEDPFRTPRIRRTLLSVSPRTPTPFKNALKVLNETKMAHTPDNFEADFNEIIKREEEESGVQLSSSVEKTPRRVRTSLEEKYAQLSKTAVVAPSATTSRLEESRDLLEQQSPVVTVEDSGIAQTTLKSPTADASLIKPSDIFGEDNLFVTPSTVPNTTAVSGKNAVQSTSVEPFLCPSAVDLQRHRRKGHPMRRLRSQETPQKSTPLKLDSAWEQVACGKTPDQQLLTQQAHQFFANYRAAARTLHFNTTTVA; this comes from the exons ATGTTACTTCTCCTTAAAGCGGCAGAATCTGTGGCGCG GGGTTATAGTGGATCTGCCGACGAAGAAACATCACAAAGGTCGAAtcgaagaaagaagaaaatcaacaaAGGACGATGGACCAAGGATGAG GATGAAAAGTTGAAAGACTTGGTGGATGAAATTGGATCAGAAAATTGGAAGGAAGTTGCAAGACAATTTTCTGATCGTACTGATGTGCAATGTCTGCAGAGATGGCAGAAGGTTCTCAATCCAGAGCTGGTGAAAGGACCCTGGACAAAAGAG GAGGATGACAAAGTTGTTGAACTTGTGAGAAGGTATGGTCCAAAGCGCTGGTCCCTAATTGCCCAACACCTGAAAGGAAGAATTGGCAAACAGTGTAGAGAAAG gtgGCACAATCATTTAAACCCAGACATAAAAAAGACAGCATGGACAGAAGACGAGGACAGGATTATTTATCAGGCTCATATAACAATGGGTAATAAATGGGCTGAGATAGCCAAGCTCTTACCCGGAAG aacTGATAATTCAATCAAAAATCACTGGAACTCAACAATGAGAAGAAAAGTGGAAAGTGCAGGTTATGATCACTACAGAAAAGTCAGATACCATGTG TCTGATAAGCGATATGTTAAAGGAACTCTGCACTCAGGGAAAAAAG ACAAAAGAAGAAGATTGGATGCCACAAATAGTATCTATAATGGCCCTTACAGTTCCTCATCGGGTGAAGATTCACCAACATTGACTACTTCAAAGAAACGAGGTGTGACTTTTACAGAGTCCAATCATAACAGAAGCAGGCAAAATCTCACTAATATTAAACCAAAACCTAGCAAGCAAGACATTTTAACATCACCCAGTGGGAAAAGTAGAGTTGAGACAAGGTCATCAACAAATCATGGACTTATGTCACCATTTAGAACATTTGGTCTGTCTGACGGGGACTCTCTTTTTGACAATGACCCCTCATCCTGGAGTGACATTAGCCTTGATAAAACATCCACTGGCAGAGGCATTATGCTTTCAAAGCTTACATCTCCTGGTACTACAG GTTACAGATTTGATGGGAATTCTTTAGCATCTCTTCAAACTGATGGCGG ATCTCTCATTCCGATTACTTCGCCAGTGATGCAAACAAGGTTTAGTACACCTCCAACAATTCTGAGACGAGGAAAGAAGAGAAAA TTTGGTGACTTGGACGCAGGCTATGTGACAAACCCAGAAATGTCACTCAGCAGTCCCAAAGGTTCTACACCCATCAAATCATTGCCATTCTCGCCCTCACAGTTTCTGAATTCCCCAGTACATGCCAGCAAGCCACAGACATCCACACCTGCAAACATCAAGACTCAGTGCAGTTTTGCTAACACAACTCTTAATACACCGGGTTTGCTTGAGACCAGCTCAAGTGAGGATCCCTTCCGAACACCACGGATAAGAAGAACATTACTGAGCGTCTCACCACGCACCCCGACGCCATTTAAGAACGCTCTAAAGGTgttaaatgaaacaaagatgGCACAC ACACCAGATAACTTCGAAGCCGATTTCAATGAAATTATCAAACGAGAGGAGGAAGAAAGTGGGGTACAGTTGTCTTCGAGCGTAGAGAAAACTCCTCGCAGAGTGCGGACATCTTTGGAGGAAAAGTATGCGCAGTTGAGTAAGACAGCAGTGGTGGCACCTTCAGCAACTACCAGCAGATTAGAAGAATCGCGAGATCTACTCGAACAGCAAAGCCCCGTCGTAACCGTA GAGGACTCTGGCATTGCCCAGACAACGCTCAAATCCCCTACAGCCGACGCTTCTCTCATTAAGCCGTCTGATATATTTGGCGAGGATAACCTCTTTGTCACGCCCAGCACCGTGCCCAACACAACTGCAGTAAGTGGGAAAAACGCGGTCCAATCGACAAGCGTTGAACCTTTCTTATGCCCTAGTGCTGTGGATTTACAG CGGCACCGAAGGAAAGGACATCCAATGCGACGTTTACGATCGCAAGAAACACCGCAGAAATCAACTCCACTAAAG CTTGACTCGGCTTGGGAGCAAGTGGCCTGTGGCAAGACGCCAGACCAACAGCTACTGACGCAACAGGCGCACCAGTTCTTCGCTAACTACAGGGCAGCTGCACGCACTCTTCACTTCAACACCACCACTGTGGCTTAA
- the LOC136927869 gene encoding myb-related protein A-like isoform X8: MLLLLKAAESVARGYSGSADEETSQRSNRRKKKINKGRWTKDEDEKLKDLVDEIGSENWKEVARQFSDRTDVQCLQRWQKVLNPELVKGPWTKEEDDKVVELVRRYGPKRWSLIAQHLKGRIGKQCRERWHNHLNPDIKKTAWTEDEDRIIYQAHITMGNKWAEIAKLLPGRTDNSIKNHWNSTMRRKVESAGYDHYRKVRYHVSDKRYVKGTLHSGKKDKRRRLDATNSIYNGPYSSSSGEDSPTLTTSKKRGVTFTESNHNRSRQNLTNIKPKPSKQDILTSPSGKSRVETRSSTNHGLMSPFRTFGLSDGDSLFDNDPSSWSDISLDKTSTGRGIMLSKLTSPGTTGYRFDGNSLASLQTDGGSLIPITSPVMQTRFSTPPTILRRGKKRKQFGDLDAGYVTNPEMSLSSPKGSTPIKSLPFSPSQFLNSPVHASKPQTSTPANIKTQCSFANTTLNTPGLLETSSSEDPFRTPRIRRTLLSVSPRTPTPFKNALKVLNETKMAHTPDNFEADFNEIIKREEEESGVQLSSSVEKTPRRVRTSLEEKYAQLSKTAVVAPSATTSRLEESRDLLEQQSPVVTVEDSGIAQTTLKSPTADASLIKPSDIFGEDNLFVTPSTVPNTTARHRRKGHPMRRLRSQETPQKSTPLKLDSAWEQVACGKTPDQQLLTQQAHQFFANYRAAARTLHFNTTTVA, encoded by the exons ATGTTACTTCTCCTTAAAGCGGCAGAATCTGTGGCGCG GGGTTATAGTGGATCTGCCGACGAAGAAACATCACAAAGGTCGAAtcgaagaaagaagaaaatcaacaaAGGACGATGGACCAAGGATGAG GATGAAAAGTTGAAAGACTTGGTGGATGAAATTGGATCAGAAAATTGGAAGGAAGTTGCAAGACAATTTTCTGATCGTACTGATGTGCAATGTCTGCAGAGATGGCAGAAGGTTCTCAATCCAGAGCTGGTGAAAGGACCCTGGACAAAAGAG GAGGATGACAAAGTTGTTGAACTTGTGAGAAGGTATGGTCCAAAGCGCTGGTCCCTAATTGCCCAACACCTGAAAGGAAGAATTGGCAAACAGTGTAGAGAAAG gtgGCACAATCATTTAAACCCAGACATAAAAAAGACAGCATGGACAGAAGACGAGGACAGGATTATTTATCAGGCTCATATAACAATGGGTAATAAATGGGCTGAGATAGCCAAGCTCTTACCCGGAAG aacTGATAATTCAATCAAAAATCACTGGAACTCAACAATGAGAAGAAAAGTGGAAAGTGCAGGTTATGATCACTACAGAAAAGTCAGATACCATGTG TCTGATAAGCGATATGTTAAAGGAACTCTGCACTCAGGGAAAAAAG ACAAAAGAAGAAGATTGGATGCCACAAATAGTATCTATAATGGCCCTTACAGTTCCTCATCGGGTGAAGATTCACCAACATTGACTACTTCAAAGAAACGAGGTGTGACTTTTACAGAGTCCAATCATAACAGAAGCAGGCAAAATCTCACTAATATTAAACCAAAACCTAGCAAGCAAGACATTTTAACATCACCCAGTGGGAAAAGTAGAGTTGAGACAAGGTCATCAACAAATCATGGACTTATGTCACCATTTAGAACATTTGGTCTGTCTGACGGGGACTCTCTTTTTGACAATGACCCCTCATCCTGGAGTGACATTAGCCTTGATAAAACATCCACTGGCAGAGGCATTATGCTTTCAAAGCTTACATCTCCTGGTACTACAG GTTACAGATTTGATGGGAATTCTTTAGCATCTCTTCAAACTGATGGCGG ATCTCTCATTCCGATTACTTCGCCAGTGATGCAAACAAGGTTTAGTACACCTCCAACAATTCTGAGACGAGGAAAGAAGAGAAAA CAGTTTGGTGACTTGGACGCAGGCTATGTGACAAACCCAGAAATGTCACTCAGCAGTCCCAAAGGTTCTACACCCATCAAATCATTGCCATTCTCGCCCTCACAGTTTCTGAATTCCCCAGTACATGCCAGCAAGCCACAGACATCCACACCTGCAAACATCAAGACTCAGTGCAGTTTTGCTAACACAACTCTTAATACACCGGGTTTGCTTGAGACCAGCTCAAGTGAGGATCCCTTCCGAACACCACGGATAAGAAGAACATTACTGAGCGTCTCACCACGCACCCCGACGCCATTTAAGAACGCTCTAAAGGTgttaaatgaaacaaagatgGCACAC ACACCAGATAACTTCGAAGCCGATTTCAATGAAATTATCAAACGAGAGGAGGAAGAAAGTGGGGTACAGTTGTCTTCGAGCGTAGAGAAAACTCCTCGCAGAGTGCGGACATCTTTGGAGGAAAAGTATGCGCAGTTGAGTAAGACAGCAGTGGTGGCACCTTCAGCAACTACCAGCAGATTAGAAGAATCGCGAGATCTACTCGAACAGCAAAGCCCCGTCGTAACCGTA GAGGACTCTGGCATTGCCCAGACAACGCTCAAATCCCCTACAGCCGACGCTTCTCTCATTAAGCCGTCTGATATATTTGGCGAGGATAACCTCTTTGTCACGCCCAGCACCGTGCCCAACACAACTGCA CGGCACCGAAGGAAAGGACATCCAATGCGACGTTTACGATCGCAAGAAACACCGCAGAAATCAACTCCACTAAAG CTTGACTCGGCTTGGGAGCAAGTGGCCTGTGGCAAGACGCCAGACCAACAGCTACTGACGCAACAGGCGCACCAGTTCTTCGCTAACTACAGGGCAGCTGCACGCACTCTTCACTTCAACACCACCACTGTGGCTTAA
- the LOC136927869 gene encoding myb-related protein A-like isoform X1 gives MLLLLKAAESVARGYSGSADEETSQRSNRRKKKINKGRWTKDEDEKLKDLVDEIGSENWKEVARQFSDRTDVQCLQRWQKVLNPELVKGPWTKEEDDKVVELVRRYGPKRWSLIAQHLKGRIGKQCRERWHNHLNPDIKKTAWTEDEDRIIYQAHITMGNKWAEIAKLLPGRTDNSIKNHWNSTMRRKVESAGYDHYRKVRYHVSDKRYVKGTLHSGKKDKRRRLDATNSIYNGPYSSSSGEDSPTLTTSKKRGVTFTESNHNRSRQNLTNIKPKPSKQDILTSPSGKSRVETRSSTNHGLMSPFRTFGLSDGDSLFDNDPSSWSDISLDKTSTGRGIMLSKLTSPGTTGYRFDGNSLASLQTDGGSLIPITSPVMQTRFSTPPTILRRGKKRKQFGDLDAGYVTNPEMSLSSPKGSTPIKSLPFSPSQFLNSPVHASKPQTSTPANIKTQCSFANTTLNTPGLLETSSSEDPFRTPRIRRTLLSVSPRTPTPFKNALKVLNETKMAHTPDNFEADFNEIIKREEEESGVQLSSSVEKTPRRVRTSLEEKYAQLSKTAVVAPSATTSRLEESRDLLEQQSPVVTVEDSGIAQTTLKSPTADASLIKPSDIFGEDNLFVTPSTVPNTTAVSGKNAVQSTSVEPFLCPSAVDLQRHRRKGHPMRRLRSQETPQKSTPLKQLDSAWEQVACGKTPDQQLLTQQAHQFFANYRAAARTLHFNTTTVA, from the exons ATGTTACTTCTCCTTAAAGCGGCAGAATCTGTGGCGCG GGGTTATAGTGGATCTGCCGACGAAGAAACATCACAAAGGTCGAAtcgaagaaagaagaaaatcaacaaAGGACGATGGACCAAGGATGAG GATGAAAAGTTGAAAGACTTGGTGGATGAAATTGGATCAGAAAATTGGAAGGAAGTTGCAAGACAATTTTCTGATCGTACTGATGTGCAATGTCTGCAGAGATGGCAGAAGGTTCTCAATCCAGAGCTGGTGAAAGGACCCTGGACAAAAGAG GAGGATGACAAAGTTGTTGAACTTGTGAGAAGGTATGGTCCAAAGCGCTGGTCCCTAATTGCCCAACACCTGAAAGGAAGAATTGGCAAACAGTGTAGAGAAAG gtgGCACAATCATTTAAACCCAGACATAAAAAAGACAGCATGGACAGAAGACGAGGACAGGATTATTTATCAGGCTCATATAACAATGGGTAATAAATGGGCTGAGATAGCCAAGCTCTTACCCGGAAG aacTGATAATTCAATCAAAAATCACTGGAACTCAACAATGAGAAGAAAAGTGGAAAGTGCAGGTTATGATCACTACAGAAAAGTCAGATACCATGTG TCTGATAAGCGATATGTTAAAGGAACTCTGCACTCAGGGAAAAAAG ACAAAAGAAGAAGATTGGATGCCACAAATAGTATCTATAATGGCCCTTACAGTTCCTCATCGGGTGAAGATTCACCAACATTGACTACTTCAAAGAAACGAGGTGTGACTTTTACAGAGTCCAATCATAACAGAAGCAGGCAAAATCTCACTAATATTAAACCAAAACCTAGCAAGCAAGACATTTTAACATCACCCAGTGGGAAAAGTAGAGTTGAGACAAGGTCATCAACAAATCATGGACTTATGTCACCATTTAGAACATTTGGTCTGTCTGACGGGGACTCTCTTTTTGACAATGACCCCTCATCCTGGAGTGACATTAGCCTTGATAAAACATCCACTGGCAGAGGCATTATGCTTTCAAAGCTTACATCTCCTGGTACTACAG GTTACAGATTTGATGGGAATTCTTTAGCATCTCTTCAAACTGATGGCGG ATCTCTCATTCCGATTACTTCGCCAGTGATGCAAACAAGGTTTAGTACACCTCCAACAATTCTGAGACGAGGAAAGAAGAGAAAA CAGTTTGGTGACTTGGACGCAGGCTATGTGACAAACCCAGAAATGTCACTCAGCAGTCCCAAAGGTTCTACACCCATCAAATCATTGCCATTCTCGCCCTCACAGTTTCTGAATTCCCCAGTACATGCCAGCAAGCCACAGACATCCACACCTGCAAACATCAAGACTCAGTGCAGTTTTGCTAACACAACTCTTAATACACCGGGTTTGCTTGAGACCAGCTCAAGTGAGGATCCCTTCCGAACACCACGGATAAGAAGAACATTACTGAGCGTCTCACCACGCACCCCGACGCCATTTAAGAACGCTCTAAAGGTgttaaatgaaacaaagatgGCACAC ACACCAGATAACTTCGAAGCCGATTTCAATGAAATTATCAAACGAGAGGAGGAAGAAAGTGGGGTACAGTTGTCTTCGAGCGTAGAGAAAACTCCTCGCAGAGTGCGGACATCTTTGGAGGAAAAGTATGCGCAGTTGAGTAAGACAGCAGTGGTGGCACCTTCAGCAACTACCAGCAGATTAGAAGAATCGCGAGATCTACTCGAACAGCAAAGCCCCGTCGTAACCGTA GAGGACTCTGGCATTGCCCAGACAACGCTCAAATCCCCTACAGCCGACGCTTCTCTCATTAAGCCGTCTGATATATTTGGCGAGGATAACCTCTTTGTCACGCCCAGCACCGTGCCCAACACAACTGCAGTAAGTGGGAAAAACGCGGTCCAATCGACAAGCGTTGAACCTTTCTTATGCCCTAGTGCTGTGGATTTACAG CGGCACCGAAGGAAAGGACATCCAATGCGACGTTTACGATCGCAAGAAACACCGCAGAAATCAACTCCACTAAAG CAGCTTGACTCGGCTTGGGAGCAAGTGGCCTGTGGCAAGACGCCAGACCAACAGCTACTGACGCAACAGGCGCACCAGTTCTTCGCTAACTACAGGGCAGCTGCACGCACTCTTCACTTCAACACCACCACTGTGGCTTAA